AAAACCTGGATTTACAGACATGACGAGAACAAGGTCAACATCTTCAATGATTGATTCTAAAGTATTGGCAGGTGTTGAAGGATTTATTGATACTCCGGCTTTTTTGCCAAGTTCTTTTATCGCTGAAACTGTGCGGTTTAAATGTATACATGCTTCCTGATGTACTGTAATCCAATCGCTGCCTGCGTTTGCAAAATCATTTATATATCTATCAGGCTGTGCAATCATGAGATGTACATCAAGAGGGATTGATGTCATTTTTTTTATTGCAGAAACAATCAGTGGTCCTATGGTTATGTTGGGGACAAAAATTCCATCCATTACATCTATATGTATAAAATCTGATACAGGTTCGACTTTTTTTATTTCTTCTTCGAGTTTGGCAAAATCTGCTGAAAGGATTGAAGGAGATATTTTTATCATTTGTTCTCCGTTATAATTTAATAATTGTTTTCTGCGATAACTTCGCCGTCTACAAATACCTTCATGATTGTTTTCCCGGAAACTTCAAAGAATAGATTTATCAGCTTTCCTGGTGGAGTCACTTTATTATATATTTCCCTTGTTGTGTTCCCGCTTATCAGAATAACCCTCACATTCCTGTTTTTAGGTGCATCAGGCACGGTGAATGTGTATGACCTGTAAGTTTTAACTGCTGTTTTCGTGACGTTTTTCGCTCCAGATACTGCTTTACCAACAGATGTTCCCTTCCCGCCAGTTGATATTGCAAGGCTCACTTCTTCTCCTGATCTTATATTATATCCATACGGGGGTTGCTGGGAAACGATTGTCCCGGCCGGCTTTCCCGAATCGTATTCTCTTCTTAATTCACCCAGCTTTACCCCCATTTCATCGAGAAGATTATATGCCTGGTTTTCTGTTAATCCCGATAAATTGGGCATGATATATGTTTTTTCAAATTGTCCGGCGCTTATTAGCAGGGATATCTTGACTCCTCTCGGAGCGTCCCTGCCCGGCGCAGGATATGTGGCAATTGCCACATTATCAGGATAAGTTTCGGAGTGAACCTTCAGCACTCTGCCTAAATTAAGACGTGCCTCTGAAATGAGCATTTCTGCGTCCTGGAGATTTTTTCCGATGACATCAGGAACATATGCCTTTATGGTACCTTTGCTTATTATTATATCAATTTCCCTTCCTTTTTTTACTTTTTTCCCTGGCTCCGGAGATTGCGAAATAACATGGTAAAGAGGTATTTTGGTGTCAAACGCCTTGCCTGCGATCCTTATGTTTATTCCTGCTTCTCCGCATTCTGCCAAAGCATTGTCAATTGATTTTCCTTTTATATCTGGGACTGTTATCTCTTCTGGTTTTGTAATGAAGTTCATTACCATAACCCCTGTTATTGCACCTATGGCAATGAAAATAAAAAACAGAAGCCCGTATTTTCCAACTATTTTCACATAATTTGGGACCAAGTTGTCTAACTCCCGGATAAAAAAAGAATAATTATCTGCATTGTATAACTGAAAAAAGGCTGATCTGTCAACGATTGCAAGATAAAAACAGTGAATAAAAGACTAAGTTGAAACTGTCCTGGTCTCGAAAAGGCTTGACTTGATGAGTTACATATTTATATTGATATCCCCTTATAGGCTTTGGTACCACGATCACAATAAGAAAAAGGAGTTTTCCAGACTATGGCAAAGAAGCTTTTAATCGTTGAATCGCCGGCTAAAGCGAAAACGATAAATAAGATAGTGGGAAAAGATTTTGTTGTTATGGCAACAGTAGGCCATATAAAGGACCTTCCCAAAAGCAAGCTAGGAATTAACATAGAAGCAGGGTTTGAGCCTGATTACGTTACAATAAAGAGCAAAAGCCAGGTCATAAAAGATTTAAAAAAAGAGGCGGAAAAGGCTGATGAGATTTATCTGGCTCCTGACCCTGATCGTGAGGGAGAGATAATTGCATGGCATGTTGCGTCAGAAATACAATCCAAATCAAGGAAAAAACCTGCAAAAATATACCGTGTTCTGTTTAATGAAATCACGAAAGATGCAGTCAAAAAGGCTGTTTCGAATCCCGGAGAGATAGATATACAGAAAGTTGAAGCCCAGCAGGCGCGCAGGGTGCTTGATAGGCTTGTTGGTTATAAGATCAGTCCTCTTCTCTGGAAAAAATTAATGTATGGGTTAAGCGCAGGCCGTGTACAGTCGGTCGCATTAAGGCTTATTTGTGAGCGGGAAGAGAGCATAAACAAGTTTGTAAGCGAGGAGTACTGGTCCATCACGGCAAAGCTTTCAGCTTCGAATCCACCAGAGTTTAATGCGAGGCTAATAGAGCATATGCAGCAGAAAATTAAAATTTCCAATGAATCCGAATCATCGGGAATTTTGGATTATCTCAATAAACAGAAGTATATTGTAAATCGTATTGAAAAGAAGGAAAGGAAGAGAAATCCATCTCCTCCGTTCATAACCAGCACACTTCAGCAGGAAGCCTACAGACATTATGGATTTTCTTCCAAGCGTACTATGGCTATTGCCCAACAGCTCTATGAGGGACTCGAAATAAACGGGGAAGGAACAATAGGACTTATAACTTATATGAGAACTGACTCAGTGAGGATTGCAGACGAGGCTAAAAAGGCGGCCAGAGAATATATAGGTGAAAAATATGGCTTATCCTATCTTCCTCCATCTTCTCCGGAATACTCAGTAGGAAAATCAGCACAGGATGCGCACGAAGCAATAAGGCCGACAGTGATAACTATAGAACCTGATAGTATTTCATCCTTTCTTTCTGTCGACCAGTTAAAGATTTACAAGCTGATATGGCAAAGGTTTATAAGCAGTCAGATGTCTCCGGCTGTAATGGATTTAACCACGATAGATGTTGCCGCCGGAGATTATACATTCCGTGCTAACGGTTCGATCTTAAAGTTTGATGGTTTTAGAAGGGTCTATCTAGAGGGGAAGGATGACGAAGAAAATGGAAACGGAGAAAATGGTGAGAATGTTTACCTTCCTGAAGTGGCTGAAGGGGAGAGTGTGAATCTTCTTGAACTTCTGCCCAAACAGCATTTTACAGAACCGCCTCCAAGATATACTGAAGCGACTCTTGTCAAGGAGCTTGAGAAACTTGGCATAGGAAGACCAAGTACATATGCTAACATCATGGATAAGATAGAAGACCGCAATTACATCACTAAAGAAAATAAAAGATTTAAGCCATCAGAACTTGGTCAGATTGTTACGACTCTGCTGGTGAAAAATTTCCCTGATATATTTAATGTTGATTTTACTGCATCAATGGAAACAATGCTTGATGAGATTGAAGAGGGAAAGGCTAAACGGATCGATGTGCTGAAGAGTTTCTATTCCCCTTTTGAAAAGGATATAGAAAAGGCATCGGTAGAGATGGAGGTAAAAGAGGAACCAACTGAGCTTAATTGCGAAAAATGCGGCTCTATGATGGTTAAAAAGTGGGGAAGAAACGGAATGTTCCTTGCCTGCTCAAAATATCCTGAATGTAAAACAACAAAGGATTTTAAGACTGACGAAAGCGGAAAAACTATACCTGTAGAAGCGGAAATATCGTCTGAGGTTTGTGAGAAGTGCGGGAAGCCCATGAAGGTAAAGGCAGGACGTTTCGGAAAGTTTCTTGCCTGTTCGGGTTACCCTGAATGTAAGAATACCAAGAAAATCAATGGCACGTCTGAGCCGCAAAATGAGGAAAACGGCAAACTCCTCGATGAAAAATGCCCGAAATGTGAAAAACAGCTTACAGTAAGGATAGGCCGCTTCGGAAGATTTGAAGCCTGCTCGGGATATCCGAAATGCCGCTATATTAAGCCAACAAGCACAGGTGTGAAATGCCAGAAGGAGAATTGTACCGGTGTGCTTATCCAGAAGAAAAGCAGAAAAGGAATATTCTACGGGTGCAGTAATTATCCGGAATGTGATTATGCAGTTTGGGACAAGCCCATTGACAGGAAGTGTCCTAACTGCGGCAGTCAATTTATGCTTGAGAAGAGGAACGGCGTAAAAGATTCTTCAAAAGTAGCCTGTCCCAATCAAGAATGCGGCTATGAAGAAGAACAGAAGTCTCCTCAGGAAGGTTAGCGTTGTCGGTGCCGGCCTTGCGGGATGTGAAGCAGCATGGTATTTAGCAGAGCGCGGCATTGATGTAGAACTCTTCGAAATGCGTCCTCATGTTTTAACACCTGCGCATAAGACTTCTTATTTTGCAGAACTCGTATGCAGTAATTCTTTAAAATCAGATCATGTTGAAAATTCGTCAGGACTTCTTAAAGCTGAATTAAGAGAGTGCGGTTCTTTTCTGATTAGAGTCGCAGATGACTGCCGTATCCCGGGAGGAAAAGCTCTCGTTGTTGACAGGAATAAGTTTTCACTGGCAGTAACGAATCTTATCGAATCGCATCCGCGCATCAGAGTAAAAAGGGAAGAGTTTGCAGGCATTGACATTAATAATAGCGGATCAATCATACTTATAGCTTCCGGTCCATTAACTTCATCAGCGCTCTCAAATAATATTGCAGGACATGTCATGAAAGAATCACTCTACTTCTACGATGCAATTTCTCCAATAGTTGACGCTGATTCGATTGATATGGGCAAATGTTTTTATGCGGACCGTTATGGAAAAGGTACCGGAGACTATCTGAACTGCCCGATGAGCAAAGAGGAATTTGACATTTTTTATGATGCCCTGGTCAACGGGGAGAGAACTGAAATTCACGAATTTGATAAAGTACGCTATTTTGAGGGTTGTCTCCCTGTAGAGGAAATCGCAGCAAGAGGTCATGATGCACTGAGATTTGGC
The sequence above is drawn from the Candidatus Schekmanbacteria bacterium genome and encodes:
- the trmFO gene encoding methylenetetrahydrofolate--tRNA-(uracil(54)-C(5))-methyltransferase (FADH(2)-oxidizing) TrmFO — its product is MKKNRSLLRKVSVVGAGLAGCEAAWYLAERGIDVELFEMRPHVLTPAHKTSYFAELVCSNSLKSDHVENSSGLLKAELRECGSFLIRVADDCRIPGGKALVVDRNKFSLAVTNLIESHPRIRVKREEFAGIDINNSGSIILIASGPLTSSALSNNIAGHVMKESLYFYDAISPIVDADSIDMGKCFYADRYGKGTGDYLNCPMSKEEFDIFYDALVNGERTEIHEFDKVRYFEGCLPVEEIAARGHDALRFGPMKPVGILGPAGEKYYAVVQLRKENMASSSFNMVGFQTRLRHKEQEKVLSLIPGLENVRILRYGSMHRNTFINSPLVLDHYMRLNSNPLIYFAGQITGSEGYVEAIATGLFCGINIYYQLIDEDQVLFPRETAIGALCNYLTDPINGESFQPMNFNFGLLPSLDGRHSKKKRAELKSNISLVSIKDFSRRISAVHQG
- the topA gene encoding type I DNA topoisomerase produces the protein MAKKLLIVESPAKAKTINKIVGKDFVVMATVGHIKDLPKSKLGINIEAGFEPDYVTIKSKSQVIKDLKKEAEKADEIYLAPDPDREGEIIAWHVASEIQSKSRKKPAKIYRVLFNEITKDAVKKAVSNPGEIDIQKVEAQQARRVLDRLVGYKISPLLWKKLMYGLSAGRVQSVALRLICEREESINKFVSEEYWSITAKLSASNPPEFNARLIEHMQQKIKISNESESSGILDYLNKQKYIVNRIEKKERKRNPSPPFITSTLQQEAYRHYGFSSKRTMAIAQQLYEGLEINGEGTIGLITYMRTDSVRIADEAKKAAREYIGEKYGLSYLPPSSPEYSVGKSAQDAHEAIRPTVITIEPDSISSFLSVDQLKIYKLIWQRFISSQMSPAVMDLTTIDVAAGDYTFRANGSILKFDGFRRVYLEGKDDEENGNGENGENVYLPEVAEGESVNLLELLPKQHFTEPPPRYTEATLVKELEKLGIGRPSTYANIMDKIEDRNYITKENKRFKPSELGQIVTTLLVKNFPDIFNVDFTASMETMLDEIEEGKAKRIDVLKSFYSPFEKDIEKASVEMEVKEEPTELNCEKCGSMMVKKWGRNGMFLACSKYPECKTTKDFKTDESGKTIPVEAEISSEVCEKCGKPMKVKAGRFGKFLACSGYPECKNTKKINGTSEPQNEENGKLLDEKCPKCEKQLTVRIGRFGRFEACSGYPKCRYIKPTSTGVKCQKENCTGVLIQKKSRKGIFYGCSNYPECDYAVWDKPIDRKCPNCGSQFMLEKRNGVKDSSKVACPNQECGYEEEQKSPQEG
- a CDS encoding ribulose-phosphate 3-epimerase, which produces MIKISPSILSADFAKLEEEIKKVEPVSDFIHIDVMDGIFVPNITIGPLIVSAIKKMTSIPLDVHLMIAQPDRYINDFANAGSDWITVHQEACIHLNRTVSAIKELGKKAGVSINPSTPANTLESIIEDVDLVLVMSVNPGFGGQKFIESSTNKIKIIRGMIDSCKSKAELSVDGGIKVNNVKKVAMAGATMFVAGSEIFHSKNPLKTAEILKKEGNI
- a CDS encoding PASTA domain-containing protein — translated: MVPNYVKIVGKYGLLFFIFIAIGAITGVMVMNFITKPEEITVPDIKGKSIDNALAECGEAGINIRIAGKAFDTKIPLYHVISQSPEPGKKVKKGREIDIIISKGTIKAYVPDVIGKNLQDAEMLISEARLNLGRVLKVHSETYPDNVAIATYPAPGRDAPRGVKISLLISAGQFEKTYIMPNLSGLTENQAYNLLDEMGVKLGELRREYDSGKPAGTIVSQQPPYGYNIRSGEEVSLAISTGGKGTSVGKAVSGAKNVTKTAVKTYRSYTFTVPDAPKNRNVRVILISGNTTREIYNKVTPPGKLINLFFEVSGKTIMKVFVDGEVIAENNY